In Planococcus versutus, the DNA window GAAGAAAAGTTAACAGATGTAGAAGAAGTGGCAGATACAGATCTCGAAAAAATTATTGAATTAGAGCCTGACTTGATCATTGGCGGTTCAACCATCAACAATATCGACAAATTAAGTGAAATTGCCCCAACTGTTACATTTACTTATGGCAAATTGGGTTATTTGGAGCAACACCTAGAAATCGGTAAAGTACTCAATAAAGAAAAAGAAGCACAAACTTGGATTACCGACTTCCAAGAACGTGCACAGCAAGCTGGCGAAGATATCCGAGCTGAAATCGGTGAAGATGCAACCGTTTCTGTTATTGAAAACTTCGACAAGCAACTGTATGTGTTCGGAGATAACTGGGGCCGCGGAACAGAAATTCTGTATCAAGAAATGAAACTAAAAATGCCTGCCAAAGTGAAAGAAATGGCATTAGCAGACGGTTATTACATGTTGTCTCAAGAAGTGTTGCCTGAATACATGGGCGACTACGTGATCTTCAGTAAAGACAGCACACAGGACAATTCGTTCCAAGAAACGGACCTTTACAAAAACACACCTGCTGCTAAAAACGGACAAATTTTCGTAGCAAACGCTAAAGAATTTTACTTTAATGATCCGATTACACTGGAATATCAATTAGAATTTTTTATTGAAAACTTTTTAGGCAAGTAATGGACTACCAGTAAGTTCCACGTATATAACAAAAAAGAGGGATTCTTTAGCAGAATCCCTCTTTTATTCTCAGGAAAAGATGATGATTTATGAATCCTAAAATACCCTTTCCCGTAAAATTCATTTTGAGCCTGTTTCTATTAGTACTGACACTTATCGTCTCGTTGATTTTTGGGGCGGCAGATATCAGTCTAAAAGAAGTGGTGCTGGCATTGTTTTCAACTCGTTTTAGTGATGGCATCGGTGTGATCCGAGAAATCCGTCTACCCCGCGAAATTGCTGCTATTTTTGTTGGGGCGGCGTTGGCCGTTTCTGGAGCGATGATGCAAGGCATGACACGGAATCCGCTAGCCGATCCAGGTCTCCTTGGCCTAACGGCTGGAGCAAATGCCGCGTTGGCTATTACTTTGGCCTTTATCCCTGCAGCCAATTATTTCGGTATCATGATTGCCTGCTTTATCGGTGCCGCTGTTGGTGCCGCTTTGGTATTCGGCATTGGCGCTGTAAAAAAAGGTGGCTTTTCACCTTTTCGAATCGTCCTTGCAGGAGCGGCTATTTCGGCTTTTCTAACCGCGATTGCTGAAGGAGTCGGTCTCTACTTTAATATCTCTAAAAATATTTCACAATGGACAGCAGGTGGATTGATTGGCACCTCCTGGGGACAATTACAAGTCGTTGTTCCGTTTATCGCTGTTTCTTTACTGATTGCTATATTCTTATCAAGACAATTGACCATTCTTAGTTTGAGCGAAGAAGCCGCAATTGGGCTGGGGCAAAAAACAGCACAAATCAAAGCCATTCTCTTTGTTATTATTACATTGCTTGCGGGAGCTGCTGTTGCACTTGCTGGCAATATGGCTTTTATCGGCTTAATGATTCCTCACGTCGTAAGAGCAATTGTGGGAACTGATTACCGCTTTATCATCCCAATGTCTGCAGTAGCTGGAGCTATTTTTATGCTGTTGGCTGATCTTATCGGCCGAACCATCAATGCACCGTTCGAAACACCCGTAGCAGCAATCATCGCGATTATTGGCTTGCCTTTCTTCTTGATCATTGTTCGTAAAGGAGGCAAAGCATTCTCATGATTCATCCGACCTTACGAAAAAAACAACGAATTTCGTATTACGTATTACTCGCGTTAATCTTATTGACTGCTATTACTAGTATTGGCTTAGGTTATTCTCCTATCTCTTATGATCGCTTAATGCCTGCTATTCTAGGAGAAGGTACTTTTAAAGAAGAATTCATCTTGTTTTCCATTCGCTTGCCGCGTATTTTAATAACCTTACTAGCTGGAATGGCATTGGCGTTATCTGGTGCGATTTTACAAAGTGTAACACGCAATGATCTCGCAGATCCTGGTATTATCGGCATCAACTCCGGAGCAGGTGTAGCCATTTCAGTATTCTTCTTATTTGTACCTGTAGAAGCTGGTGCCTTTGCTTATTTACTTCCTATCGTTGCTTTTGCAGGAGCACTTTTAACTGCTGTTTTAATTTATATATTTTCATACTCTCGCAGCACGGGGCTGCAGCCTATTCGTTTAGTGCTCGTCGGAATTGGTTTTTCGATGGCCTTATCTGGCGTGATGATTGTACTGATTTCTTCTGCTGAACCAGAAAAAGTCGATTTTATCGCCAATTGGTTAGCAGGGAGTATTTGGGGAGCAGATTGGCCGTTTATCGTTGCTATTGTGCCATGGCTATTAGTATTAATTCCATTTACATTGTACAAAGCAAACCGCATGAATGTTCTTAGTTTGAGTGATCCTGTCGCTATTGGCATTGGCGTTTCTCTTGAAAAAGAACGTCTTGTTTTACTACTTGCGGCTGTCGCCTTGGCCGCTTCTGCCGTTTCTGTTACCGGTGGAATTGCGTTTATTGGATTAATGGCACCGCATATAGCCAAAGCAATTGTCGGACCTCGCCACCAATTATTCTTGCCACTCGCGATTTTGATTGGCGGTTGGTTATTGTTACTAGCAGACACCATCGGACGAAACTTACTTGAGCCTTCTGGGATTCCAGCAGGCATTATGGCTGCGTTGATCGGTGCTCCTTATTTTATTTATTTATTGTTGAGAAAATAAACAGACAGGATCTTTCATGAGTGAAAGATCCTGTCTGTTTGTTTTATTTTGGATTGATTTTTTTATTTTGGATTTGCACAGATACTCTTACGATCAAGCTCAACATAACCCCAATACTTGTAATCATGTAAAATAGAGTGGCAATTTCACCAAAACTCGTTGCAGACTCTTGTTTCCAATTAAAGAGTAGTCATTTCTACAGCCTACGTTTTTTCTCAGACTTCAGATAAAGGCGATGCCGCTGGTTTCCCAAAATAATAACCTTGGAATAATTGATAGCCAAGCTGTTTTAACCACTCAAAATCCTGATAGGTTTCAATGCCTTCTGCTAACGGAATAGAACCGATTTCTAAAGCCTTTTCCAAAAATCTCCTCGCTATCTTTTGCTTTTCTATGTCTTTAGCGACATTAAAAACATATTGCATGTCGAGCTTCATGTACTTTGGTTTTAAGTCCGCTAAAAGTTCAATTGTGCTATATCCTTCACCGACGTCATCTAATGCATAATCGAATCCTCGATCTCTATAGTAACGGAGGATTTTCTTTAAATGATTAAGGTCGTCTACTTTTTCCGTTTCCACAACTTCAAATACTAACGACTTTGGATTGACGCCTAATCGCTCTGACAACTCAATTGTCGAACGCAAGCAAAATTCGGGTGAGTATATAGACGTCGGAATAAAGTTAATAAACGCTTTTTTCCCCTTTAATGCAGCTGCGTATTTTACAGCAGTCATGCGGCAAACACGGTCTAATGCGTATAAACGGCCGCGTGTTTTTGCTGCAGGAAACACCTCATTGGGATAAATCATCGAACCTTCTTTACTGTGAAAACGTGCAAGCATTTCATAAGCATAAACCGTTTCACTACTATCGACGATTGGTTGATAATGGCAAACGAGCTGTTCGTTTTTGATGACTTCATCAATCCACTCTGTCGCAAAAACGTCAGTCATTTTTTCTACCGGTTGCCACGCTTCTTGATTGATGCGATAAACGACATTTTCCTTTTCCAACAAATCAGTGCAAAAATCCAGAAATTCTCTAGCACCTTGTTCATCTAACTGTAGTTTGTTGTCTTTTTGCACGACTTTTATTTTTTGTCTTTCCAAATGATCTATGACAAGTTGCAACGCCGAAAGATTTTTCTGTCCTTCTAGCTTAATTTCAAAATTGATGGCTGTAACTGCACAGCTATTGCATGGCATTTGTTACCCCTCCTCTTTTACTATAGTTTACTTGATGGATTCAAATAAATGTTACTTTTTCATAATAAAATCCATTTATTTTACTTTTAATTCATTTATCTGATAATTACAATTCTCAATTTAAAGGATATTTTCAGTTGAGCACGAATTAAATCTATTAAGTTCTAAATCTTATGGGAACAAAATGATAGCCACTTTTATTTCATTCACAAAGGAGAATGATCATGGGAAAAATTATTGTAGCTATGTATGTAACACTTGATGGTGTAATGGAAGAACCGTCGTGGACAGCCCCTTATTGGGATGACGAACTAGCTAAATTTCAACTAGACTTATTGTTTGGTAGTGATGCATTGCTTCTTGGACGTGTAACATATGAAGGATTCGCTGCTGCTTGGCCCTCAGCTGAAGATGAAGAAGGGTTTGCTGATCGAATTAATCAGTTACCAAAATATATCGTATCCACAACGTTGCAACGTACTGAATGGAATGCTCGGCTCATCACCAGTAATTTTGTGCAAGAAGTCGTTAAGTTGAAAAAAACGGGACAGCGGTTATTGGTCTATGGGAGTGCCGAGTTGATCGAGACTTTGTTAAAGCATGATTTAATCGATGAACTGCATTTAATGACCTTCCCTCTTGTCTTGGGTGAAGGCAAACGACTATTTAAAGAAAATGCCGATCAAAAAATGTTCAACCTTCAAACAATCCGTTCTACTGACTCTGGTGTCTTGATCGCTAGTTACATACCAGATAAATAAGCACAAAGGATCGAATACTCCTTTTATAGGGATTCTTTTATTTGTATAAATAAGTAATTTCTTTCTATTTGTTATATCTTTTAAGCTATAATGGCATGAGAATACTATTTTGCAACTTGGAAAGAGTGACATAAGTGAAGAAAACATTATTATACTTGTCTGGAATTATTCTATTACTAGCACTTCCTATCTTATTTTGGTTTTTAAAAGGAGAGAAAATAGTTAATATAACAATCATTGATAAGACAGTTCCGACTGAAAACTATCGAGAGCACAAAGGGTTAACGTGGCTATTGAATCATCAACGTTATGTGTCAAAAGCTGGAGAAATGTATAAGACTGATACGGACTATTATGGCTTTTTTCCAAATGAAAAAGAAAAAGACTATAGCATTCGTGAACTTCCTGAAGATTTTTCTGGAACCGACCTTATTTACCTTGCAGATACATACGGAGTTTTTGAAGAAGACCTTTCTTGGAACACTAAAGAAAAAAATTCTGGCGGTTCGTCTATGATTTCAGGTGGACTTCAGATGATTGAATGGCAAAAAATTAAACAGCAAGTTCAGTCTCAAGGCACAGACTTGGTTATGGAGTTTAATACGTTTGCTTCTCCAACACCGAAAGATGTTTCTGAAGATATGAATGAATTCCTAGGATTGGAATGGAGCGGTTGGAGCGGACGTCATTTTCCAGAACTCCAAACTACTGATAGCGAAGTTCCTCAATGGATTATTACCAATTATGAGAAAAGTGATAGAAAATGGGATTTTGAAGGTGCTGGATTTGTCCTTGTTCATGACGAGACCAGTGAAATTATTGTTCTTTCTGAAAAAGCAGCTGAAGTTGGGACAGATGGATTACATCTTGAGTTTACTGAAAAAGGGACGGAACAGTTTGATTTAAAAAATAGTCCGGCTTTTGGTTATTGGTTTGATATTAATATAGCTTCTCCTGATACCGAGGTTTTGGCTGATTATAAATGGGATGTTAAAAAATCTGGTAGTGACAAGTTAGAGGCAGCGGGAATCCCACTCAACTTCCCAGCTGTCTTCCACCAATCAAAGTACGGCGCAGATATTTATTATTTTGCAGGAGATTTTGTCGATATGGACGATGTTCCGCGCTTTACTCGTTATGCAGGATTTTCGAAAATCCGTTCTTTTCTTTCTTCTGAACTAGTAGATGCCGAAAAAAGCTTTTATTGGAAGACTTATATCCCAATGATGGAAGCTATTTTAGCAACTACAGAGAAAAAAAGAACTTTGGCTGAAACAACGAAAAAAGCTGAGGTTGTAGAAGAGGGCATTTCTTATCCTTCTCGTATTAACGGAGATGCATTTGAAGTTTATGAAGATGGAAAATGGCAATCATTTACGATCAAAGGCGTTAATATGGGAATGGCCAAGCCCGGTACATTCCCAGGAGAAGCCGCAATTTCACGTGATGAATACGATCGTTGGTTTAAGGAAATCGGTGAAATGAACGTCAACGCGCTTCGTGTGTATACTCTTCATCCACCTGCTTTTTATGAAGCATTTGCTGATTATAATGCTAGCGCTGATAAACCACTATATTTATACCATGGCGTTTGGATTGATGAAGAGCCTTTAGTAGAATCTTTAGATGCATTCGATCCGGAAATTACTGAGCGTTTCCAGAAAGAAGTTAAAAAAGTTGTAGACGTTGTTCATGGTGATGCTGTTGTAAAAAAAGAACCTGGACATGCTTATGGTAAGTACAAAGCGGATATTTCTCCTTATGTTATCGGATGGATAATCGGTATTGAATGGTTCCCAATCATGGTCGATCAAATGAATATAGATTATCCAGACCTTGGTGATTATCAGGGCCAATATGTATACTCAGAAAATGCCAATCCGATGGAAAATTGGGTAGCGCAGCAAATGGACCATCTTGCATCTTACGAACTAGACACGTATCAAAGTATGCGTCCGTTAAGCTTTACAAACTGGGTGACCACTGACAACATAGATCAGCAAGCAGAACCAAGTGATCAAGAAGACTTGGCAACTGTCGATCCAAATCATATCAAAACGAAAGGTATAACAGATACAGTCGGCATGTTTGCTTCTTATCATGTCTATCCGTATTATCCTGACTTCTTGAATTTAGAAGAGCGCTATGTTGAATATGTAGATCATCGTGGTGAATTTAATAACTACGCAGGCTATTTGAAGGATTTAAAAAATTCTCACGACATGCCAATTGTCATCGCCGAGTTTGGCATTCCTGCTTCGCGTGGCATGACTCATGAAAACCCGTTTGGTTGGAATCAAGGTTTTATCTCTGAACAACAGCAAGGAGAAATCGTTAGCCATATGTACGAAGATATATTGGAAGAAGGCATGCTTGGCGGCATGGTTTTTACTTGGCAAGATGAATGGTTTAAACGAACTTGGAACACTATGGATTATGATAATCCGAACGAACGACCGTTTTGGTCTAATGCGCAAACGAACGAGCAACAATTTGGGTTGTTAAGCTTTGATCGTCATAAAGTCAAAGTCGATGGCATCGACGATTGGGAAGAAGAACAAACTCTCTACGAAAAAGAAGATGGTGCACTTCGCACATTGACGATGGATTCAGACGAGCGTTATGTTTATATTAAAGCACAATTCGAACCCACCTATAAAAACTGGTGGACTGAACAAGACTTCAATCTTTACTTTAGTCTTCGAAATAACGATGGTATTGCCGTTAATGCTTTAAAGAATACCGAATTTCTTGCAGACTATCAGTTGAAAATTGAAAACCTAGAACAAGCTCAATTACGAGTTGCAGGTGATTACGACACTTTCTACTACGATTACCATAAACGTTTAGAAATGATTCCTGCTGAAAAAAATATCGAATCGACTTTTCATCCCATTCGATTAGCGTTGAACAAAGAATTCGTGCGCCCAGACACCGGAGAAAAGCTTCCGTTTTCTTCATACGAAACAGGCATTTTCCAATTTGGGATTGCCAATCCGGAGCATCAAGACTACAATTCGTTAAATGATTATTATTACGATCCGCAAACGGGAATTATGGAGATTCGGATTCCTTGGATGCTGTTGAATGCAAAAGATCCTACTAAACGAGAATTTATGGGCAACCTTCAAAAAGATGGACTTGAATCTACAATTACAATTGAAGGACTAGATTTTGCAGCTAGTTTAACTAGCAAAAACGGAAAAATCGTCGAAGCTTTTGATACATCTCAAGTAGCCCATTATTCTTGGGATACCTGGGGATTACCTAAATCCGAAGAACGTTTGAAACAATCCTATTACATTCTTCAAAAAACGTTTGAAGAAACCGAATAAGATAGCGTTGAAAAATAAAAACCTGACAGTGAAAAGTGAAATACTTTTCACTGTCAGGTTTTTAGACTTTATTAGCCTAGTTTTTATGGTTTCATTGTTTTCCAGCTGTCTACATGATGAACTGCGATGCCGCCAAATCCTTGTATTCCCGAATAATAAGCAGCTACTGTCGCTAATTCATTTTCCATGTAAGTTTCGCCTTCTTCATAAAACGAAATATTGTCGCCTTCGTCTGTTTGATCTGTTTCAATACCGACCACTACCACTTTTCCATATTTCTCTGCATACGCTACTTCGTTTTTCACCAGTTCTGTAATCATAGCTGCTGAATCTCGGTAAGCCATCAACGTCACACTTGCTGTATTCGCAATAACCCATTCTGCGAGCACGCCTTTGCCATAGGTGTTTTTATAGAGAATTTCATCAAACCAAAAAGGCATATCCACTTCTAATAGCAAACTTAATGCCGCTGTACTCGCCTTTGCTTTGTGTAACAGCGATTGATAGGATTTTACCGTTGCTGCATGGTTTGTATTCCAACCGCTATAAAGATACGGTTCCACAT includes these proteins:
- a CDS encoding iron-hydroxamate ABC transporter substrate-binding protein yields the protein MKKIFLPLFLFTLLLILGACNSESTAEETKTPDTDKKAETITYESESGPVEVPADPQRVIVLSTYSGDVMSLDVPLVGVDSWSKNNPRFEEKLTDVEEVADTDLEKIIELEPDLIIGGSTINNIDKLSEIAPTVTFTYGKLGYLEQHLEIGKVLNKEKEAQTWITDFQERAQQAGEDIRAEIGEDATVSVIENFDKQLYVFGDNWGRGTEILYQEMKLKMPAKVKEMALADGYYMLSQEVLPEYMGDYVIFSKDSTQDNSFQETDLYKNTPAAKNGQIFVANAKEFYFNDPITLEYQLEFFIENFLGK
- a CDS encoding FecCD family ABC transporter permease, giving the protein MNPKIPFPVKFILSLFLLVLTLIVSLIFGAADISLKEVVLALFSTRFSDGIGVIREIRLPREIAAIFVGAALAVSGAMMQGMTRNPLADPGLLGLTAGANAALAITLAFIPAANYFGIMIACFIGAAVGAALVFGIGAVKKGGFSPFRIVLAGAAISAFLTAIAEGVGLYFNISKNISQWTAGGLIGTSWGQLQVVVPFIAVSLLIAIFLSRQLTILSLSEEAAIGLGQKTAQIKAILFVIITLLAGAAVALAGNMAFIGLMIPHVVRAIVGTDYRFIIPMSAVAGAIFMLLADLIGRTINAPFETPVAAIIAIIGLPFFLIIVRKGGKAFS
- a CDS encoding FecCD family ABC transporter permease; the protein is MIHPTLRKKQRISYYVLLALILLTAITSIGLGYSPISYDRLMPAILGEGTFKEEFILFSIRLPRILITLLAGMALALSGAILQSVTRNDLADPGIIGINSGAGVAISVFFLFVPVEAGAFAYLLPIVAFAGALLTAVLIYIFSYSRSTGLQPIRLVLVGIGFSMALSGVMIVLISSAEPEKVDFIANWLAGSIWGADWPFIVAIVPWLLVLIPFTLYKANRMNVLSLSDPVAIGIGVSLEKERLVLLLAAVALAASAVSVTGGIAFIGLMAPHIAKAIVGPRHQLFLPLAILIGGWLLLLADTIGRNLLEPSGIPAGIMAALIGAPYFIYLLLRK
- a CDS encoding EAL domain-containing protein, whose amino-acid sequence is MPCNSCAVTAINFEIKLEGQKNLSALQLVIDHLERQKIKVVQKDNKLQLDEQGAREFLDFCTDLLEKENVVYRINQEAWQPVEKMTDVFATEWIDEVIKNEQLVCHYQPIVDSSETVYAYEMLARFHSKEGSMIYPNEVFPAAKTRGRLYALDRVCRMTAVKYAAALKGKKAFINFIPTSIYSPEFCLRSTIELSERLGVNPKSLVFEVVETEKVDDLNHLKKILRYYRDRGFDYALDDVGEGYSTIELLADLKPKYMKLDMQYVFNVAKDIEKQKIARRFLEKALEIGSIPLAEGIETYQDFEWLKQLGYQLFQGYYFGKPAASPLSEV
- a CDS encoding dihydrofolate reductase family protein gives rise to the protein MGKIIVAMYVTLDGVMEEPSWTAPYWDDELAKFQLDLLFGSDALLLGRVTYEGFAAAWPSAEDEEGFADRINQLPKYIVSTTLQRTEWNARLITSNFVQEVVKLKKTGQRLLVYGSAELIETLLKHDLIDELHLMTFPLVLGEGKRLFKENADQKMFNLQTIRSTDSGVLIASYIPDK